In Zingiber officinale cultivar Zhangliang chromosome 3B, Zo_v1.1, whole genome shotgun sequence, a single window of DNA contains:
- the LOC121968423 gene encoding RING-H2 finger protein ATL79-like produces the protein MPSPSDVVAATTNNTWGPYTSGKDFGVNMATVLVVLLGATALAFALHVAYRFLVRLLGGRNLGRDRAGATHDAGGGDQDDKPTAAAQLSGPVVSFSSGATRVAGAPECAICLAELEEGDLVRVLPPCSHGFHAQCVEAWLVGRSSCPTCRTDCRPTPET, from the coding sequence ATGCCTTCGCCGAGCGACGTCGTCGCGGCCACCACCAATAACACGTGGGGCCCATACACCAGCGGCAAGGACTTCGGGGTCAACATGGCCACCGTCCTGGTGGTGCTCCTCGGCGCCACGGCCCTGGCTTTCGCGCTGCACGTCGCGTACAGGTTCCTCGTCCGCCTCCTGGGCGGCCGGAACCTCGGTAGAGACCGCGCGGGGGCCACCCACGATGCTGGCGGCGGTGATCAGGATGACAAGCCTACGGCGGCGGCGCAGCTATCGGGGCCCGTGGTTTCGTTCTCCTCCGGGGCGACGAGGGTGGCAGGGGCGCCGGAGTGCGCCATCTGCCTCGCCGAGCTGGAGGAGGGCGACCTCGTTCGCGTGCTCCCGCCCTGTAGTCACGGCTTCCACGCGCAGTGCGTCGAAGCGTGGCTCGTCGGACGCTCGTCCTGCCCCACCTGCCGCACCGACTGCCGCCCGACGCCGGAGACTTGA